One window of the Acinetobacter equi genome contains the following:
- a CDS encoding D-amino acid dehydrogenase — protein sequence MPHIIIIGAGITGVTSAYELSLLGFQVTVLDKHLYPAMETSYANGGQLSACNAEVWNQKSTVLKGIKWMSQKNAPLLLNPSFSLHKYSWLMEFLGNIKHYEANTIETVRLALLARKRLFEIADLEKIDFNLEKRGILHFYHNQYDYDVAIRVNDLLNKSGLERYAVSNQEIKNIEPTLTEDYFGGFYCPDDATGDIHKYTIGLAEVCRKKGVKFLFGTEVIGVQHYVKGVDVIYHQSTENMHDEYHNEKISADAILVCGGVGSYQLAEMLGDRVNIYPVKGYSITVNLKDENSIQNAPWVSLLDESAKIVTSRLGKDRFRVAGTAEFNGYNLDIRADRIQPLIDWTNRHFDVCTESVVPWAGLRPMMPNMLPIVRQGNNQRVFYNTGHGHLGWTLSAITAAMISQEISSKFPV from the coding sequence ATGCCACATATTATTATTATTGGTGCTGGAATTACGGGAGTAACTTCAGCATATGAGTTATCTTTGTTAGGTTTCCAAGTTACGGTTTTAGATAAACATTTATATCCAGCGATGGAAACTTCTTATGCAAATGGGGGGCAATTGTCTGCCTGTAATGCTGAAGTTTGGAATCAAAAATCAACAGTATTAAAAGGTATTAAATGGATGTCGCAAAAAAATGCGCCATTATTGCTTAATCCATCTTTTAGCCTTCATAAATATTCATGGTTAATGGAGTTTTTAGGGAATATTAAACATTATGAAGCGAATACAATAGAAACGGTTCGACTTGCATTATTGGCACGAAAGAGATTATTTGAAATTGCAGATTTAGAAAAAATTGATTTTAATTTAGAAAAAAGAGGAATATTACATTTTTATCATAATCAATATGATTACGATGTTGCCATTCGTGTAAATGATTTATTAAATAAATCAGGTTTGGAACGATATGCTGTATCAAATCAGGAAATAAAAAATATAGAACCAACACTCACTGAAGATTATTTTGGTGGATTTTATTGTCCAGATGATGCAACAGGTGATATTCATAAATATACAATCGGACTTGCAGAAGTCTGCCGAAAAAAAGGCGTGAAATTTTTATTTGGAACTGAAGTTATTGGTGTTCAGCATTATGTGAAAGGTGTTGATGTAATTTATCATCAAAGCACAGAAAATATGCATGATGAATATCATAACGAAAAAATTTCAGCCGATGCAATTTTAGTGTGTGGTGGAGTTGGAAGTTATCAGTTAGCTGAAATGCTGGGGGATCGAGTCAATATTTATCCTGTTAAAGGATATTCAATTACAGTCAATTTAAAAGATGAAAATTCTATACAAAATGCACCTTGGGTTAGTTTGTTAGATGAAAGTGCGAAAATTGTGACCTCTAGATTAGGAAAAGACCGTTTTAGAGTAGCTGGAACCGCAGAATTTAATGGATATAATCTAGATATACGAGCGGATCGAATTCAACCTTTAATTGATTGGACTAACCGTCATTTTGATGTGTGTACAGAAAGTGTTGTACCTTGGGCCGGATTAAGACCGATGATGCCAAATATGTTACCTATTGTTCGGCAGGGAAATAATCAACGCGTATTTTATAATACAGGGCATGGGCATTTGGGATGGACATTATCCGCCATTACTGCTGCTATGATCAGTCAGGAAATTTCAAGTAAGTTTCCAGTATAA
- a CDS encoding cold-shock protein: protein MSNILTGTVKWFNETKGFGFIAVDNGPDVFAHYSEIQTSGFKVLNEGQRVQFEVVDGKRGPQASAIRPL from the coding sequence ATGTCAAATATTTTAACTGGTACAGTTAAATGGTTTAACGAAACTAAAGGTTTTGGTTTTATTGCTGTAGATAATGGTCCTGACGTTTTTGCTCATTACAGCGAAATTCAAACTAGCGGTTTTAAAGTACTTAACGAAGGCCAACGTGTTCAATTCGAAGTAGTTGACGGTAAACGTGGTCCTCAAGCAAGCGCTATTCGTCCTCTATAA
- a CDS encoding Maf family protein — MNNQIILASSSQTRQDLMNRLKIKYDIVVPNIDESPQGDSHADHLAKRLAFEKAQFVAKQYPDAIVIGSDQVAWREGAPDIFIGKPLCAEKAIKQLQANSDKIVYFSTALSVQHHATGFEQTLVEHYKVKFRKLTLPEIERYIEIEQPLHCAGSFKCESLGISLFEEMIGQDQTTLMGMPMIQLCKILRSLDLKVP; from the coding sequence ATGAATAATCAGATTATTTTGGCTTCTAGCAGTCAAACTCGCCAAGATTTAATGAATCGCCTTAAAATCAAATATGACATTGTTGTTCCAAATATTGATGAATCTCCTCAAGGTGACTCACATGCAGATCATTTAGCTAAACGTTTAGCATTTGAAAAAGCACAGTTTGTCGCAAAACAATATCCTGATGCGATTGTGATAGGTTCTGATCAAGTTGCTTGGCGTGAAGGTGCTCCAGATATTTTTATCGGGAAACCATTATGTGCTGAAAAAGCAATTAAACAATTACAAGCGAACTCAGATAAAATCGTATATTTCAGTACAGCACTCAGTGTTCAGCACCATGCGACAGGTTTTGAACAAACCTTAGTTGAGCATTACAAAGTAAAATTCCGTAAACTTACTTTACCTGAGATTGAACGCTATATTGAAATTGAGCAACCATTACATTGTGCTGGTAGTTTTAAATGTGAAAGTTTGGGGATTAGCTTGTTTGAAGAAATGATTGGACAAGATCAAACTACGCTTATGGGCATGCCAATGATTCAATTGTGTAAAATTTTAAGATCTTTAGACCTAAAAGTACCTTAA
- the nfsB gene encoding oxygen-insensitive NAD(P)H nitroreductase, translated as MDLLNVSKTRYTTKAYDSSKKIPAEQFERLLEILRNTPSSINIQPWHFFIADHQSAKERIATALVGKYAYNAPKVLDSSHTILFCTQADITTEHLDQLLQQDELTGRFKDETAKQNQKDARTGYVEYYRNEKGDIQRWAENQTFIALGQMLLAAGIEHVDATPIGGFNEQIISEELKLAEQGLIPSVIMTLGYRSENDFNAKLPKSRLNAKNIFTKL; from the coding sequence ATGGATTTGTTAAACGTTTCAAAAACTCGTTATACAACTAAAGCTTACGATTCTTCAAAAAAAATTCCAGCCGAACAATTTGAACGTTTACTTGAAATTCTTAGGAATACCCCTTCATCGATTAACATACAACCTTGGCATTTCTTTATTGCTGATCACCAATCAGCAAAAGAGCGTATTGCTACAGCACTTGTCGGAAAATATGCCTACAATGCACCAAAAGTTTTAGATTCATCGCACACAATTCTTTTTTGTACTCAAGCAGATATTACGACTGAACATCTTGATCAACTACTCCAACAAGATGAATTAACTGGTCGTTTTAAAGATGAAACTGCAAAACAAAATCAGAAAGATGCTCGTACAGGATATGTTGAATACTATCGCAATGAAAAAGGTGATATTCAACGTTGGGCCGAAAACCAGACTTTCATTGCTCTGGGACAAATGCTACTTGCAGCAGGTATTGAACATGTTGATGCAACACCAATTGGTGGTTTTAACGAGCAAATTATTTCAGAAGAACTAAAATTAGCTGAACAAGGACTTATTCCATCAGTAATTATGACTTTAGGATACCGAAGTGAAAATGACTTCAATGCAAAATTGCCAAAATCTCGACTAAATGCTAAAAATATTTTCACTAAATTATAA
- a CDS encoding phosphoglycerate kinase — translation MNFQRMTDLDLAGKRVLIREDLNVPVKNGVITSDARLRAALPTIKAALEKGAAVMVYSHLGRPVEGEPKAEQSLAPVAAYLTEALGQEVKLFTDYLDGVEVAPGQVVLLENCRFNLGEKKNNSELAAKYAALCDVFVMDAFGTAHRAEASTEGVARLAKVAAAGPLLAAELDALGRALKTPEKPMVAIVAGSKVSTKLDVLTSLSDICDQLIVGGGIANTFLAAAGYNVGKSLCENDLIDTAKAIAAKVSVPLPTDVVVADAAEINFDDFLGSLAAAKAVVKKVEDVADNDMILDVGPETAKMFADILKTSKTILWNGPVGVFEVDQFGEGTKTLSLAIAESEGFSIAGGGDTLAAIDKYEVADKIGYISTGGGAFLEFVEGKTLPAVAVLLERA, via the coding sequence ATGAACTTTCAGCGTATGACTGACCTAGATTTAGCAGGCAAACGAGTACTTATTCGTGAAGATTTAAACGTTCCTGTTAAAAATGGTGTGATTACTAGTGATGCACGTTTACGTGCTGCATTACCAACAATTAAAGCAGCATTAGAAAAAGGTGCGGCTGTAATGGTGTATTCTCACCTTGGTCGTCCTGTTGAAGGCGAGCCAAAAGCTGAACAATCTCTTGCTCCTGTAGCGGCTTATTTAACAGAAGCACTTGGTCAAGAAGTTAAGCTTTTTACTGATTATTTAGATGGTGTTGAAGTTGCTCCAGGTCAAGTTGTTTTACTTGAAAACTGCCGTTTCAATTTAGGTGAAAAGAAAAACAATTCTGAGCTTGCAGCAAAATATGCAGCGCTTTGTGATGTGTTTGTGATGGATGCTTTTGGTACTGCTCACCGTGCTGAAGCGTCAACAGAAGGTGTTGCACGTTTAGCAAAAGTTGCAGCAGCAGGTCCTTTACTTGCAGCTGAATTAGATGCATTGGGTCGTGCGTTAAAAACACCTGAAAAACCAATGGTTGCGATTGTTGCTGGTTCTAAAGTTTCAACTAAATTAGATGTATTAACGTCTTTATCTGATATCTGTGATCAATTGATTGTTGGTGGCGGTATTGCAAATACATTCTTAGCTGCTGCTGGTTATAATGTTGGTAAGTCACTTTGTGAAAATGACTTAATTGATACAGCGAAAGCGATTGCTGCAAAAGTTTCAGTTCCATTACCAACAGATGTAGTTGTTGCAGATGCCGCTGAAATCAACTTTGATGACTTCTTAGGTTCATTGGCTGCTGCTAAAGCTGTCGTGAAAAAAGTTGAAGATGTTGCTGACAACGATATGATTTTAGACGTTGGTCCAGAAACTGCAAAAATGTTTGCTGACATTTTAAAAACTTCAAAAACAATCCTTTGGAATGGTCCAGTAGGTGTATTTGAAGTTGACCAATTCGGTGAAGGTACAAAAACTTTATCTTTAGCGATTGCTGAATCTGAAGGATTCTCAATTGCTGGTGGTGGTGATACTTTAGCTGCAATTGATAAATATGAAGTTGCAGATAAAATTGGTTATATCTCTACTGGTGGTGGTGCATTCCTTGAGTTTGTAGAAGGGAAAACACTTCCAGCCGTTGCCGTACTTTTAGAACGTGCATAA
- the fba gene encoding class II fructose-bisphosphate aldolase (catalyzes the reversible aldol condensation of dihydroxyacetonephosphate and glyceraldehyde 3-phosphate in the Calvin cycle, glycolysis, and/or gluconeogenesis) yields the protein MALISLRQLLDHAGEHAYGVPAFNVNNLEQMRAIMLAADATNSPVIVQASAGARKYAGAPFLRHLILAAIEEWPHIPVVMHQDHGTSPDVCQRSIQLGFSSVMMDGSLGADGKTPTSYEYNVDVTRRTVEMAHACGVSVEGEIGCLGSLETGMAGEEDGVGAEGVLDHSQLLTSVEEARSFVADTNVDALAIAVGTSHGAYKFTRPPTGDILAIDRIKEIHAALPNTHLVMHGSSSVPQEWLAVINEFGGDIKETYGVPVEQLVDAIKHGVRKINIDTDLRLASTGAMRRLMAEKPSEFDPRKFFSATVDAMKQICIDRYEAFGTAGHADKIRPISLEKMVEKYK from the coding sequence ATGGCTCTTATTTCTTTGCGCCAGCTCTTGGATCACGCCGGCGAACATGCTTACGGCGTACCAGCGTTTAACGTAAACAACTTAGAACAAATGCGTGCAATTATGTTAGCTGCTGACGCAACTAATTCACCTGTTATCGTACAAGCATCTGCTGGTGCTCGTAAATATGCAGGCGCACCGTTTTTACGTCACCTAATTTTGGCTGCAATTGAAGAATGGCCGCATATTCCAGTGGTTATGCACCAAGATCATGGTACTAGCCCTGACGTATGTCAACGTTCTATTCAATTAGGCTTTTCATCTGTAATGATGGATGGTTCTTTAGGTGCAGATGGTAAAACACCAACTTCATATGAATATAATGTAGATGTAACTCGTCGTACTGTTGAAATGGCACATGCTTGTGGTGTTTCGGTTGAAGGTGAAATTGGTTGCTTAGGTAGCCTTGAAACTGGTATGGCTGGTGAAGAAGATGGCGTAGGCGCTGAAGGCGTTTTAGACCATTCTCAACTTCTTACTTCTGTAGAAGAAGCGCGTAGCTTTGTTGCAGATACAAACGTTGATGCTTTAGCTATTGCTGTTGGTACATCACACGGTGCATACAAATTTACTCGTCCACCTACAGGTGATATCTTAGCGATTGACCGTATTAAAGAAATTCATGCTGCGTTACCAAATACGCATCTTGTAATGCACGGTTCAAGCTCAGTGCCACAAGAATGGTTAGCAGTAATCAATGAATTTGGCGGTGATATCAAAGAAACTTATGGTGTTCCTGTTGAGCAATTGGTTGATGCAATCAAACACGGTGTACGTAAAATCAATATTGATACAGACTTACGTTTAGCATCTACAGGTGCTATGCGTCGTCTGATGGCTGAAAAACCAAGTGAATTTGATCCGCGTAAATTCTTCTCTGCAACAGTTGATGCAATGAAACAAATTTGTATTGACCGTTATGAAGCATTTGGAACAGCAGGTCATGCTGACAAAATTCGCCCAATTTCTTTAGAGAAAATGGTTGAAAAATACAAGTAA
- a CDS encoding formylglycine-generating enzyme family protein: protein MMKHSILAILLSSLALTACAQPKDDPEIQKKVQQLVEKTKKELIFVKGGSFMMGDFGPEHSPDGLSYDGYGHAKPLHKVTLSDYMLSATKASYADFDVYTAATGQNPVGKFTEFSKVARVPNSAAGINWQQARDYCQWLGTQLNLNMDLPTEAQWEYAARNRGQMIMYPTDNGKVDNGRNIWSFEQRQETSSKYKTIRTIPELKQYPPTAMGFYDMITDNYEWMLDWYAADYYSHSPEHNPQGPKTGTKKVVRSTAPDDGQNIFMSGGLTISRHAIDPVADPELINGYKNSKYKNNIDFNKNNSVRCAANL from the coding sequence ATGATGAAACATTCTATTCTTGCTATTTTACTCTCTAGTCTTGCCTTAACAGCTTGTGCACAACCTAAAGACGATCCTGAAATACAAAAAAAAGTTCAACAATTGGTTGAAAAAACAAAAAAAGAACTCATTTTTGTGAAAGGTGGGAGCTTTATGATGGGTGACTTTGGTCCAGAGCATAGCCCTGATGGTTTATCTTATGATGGTTATGGACATGCTAAACCACTACATAAAGTCACCTTAAGTGATTATATGCTCAGTGCCACCAAAGCCTCTTATGCTGATTTTGATGTTTATACTGCTGCAACGGGGCAAAATCCTGTTGGGAAATTTACTGAGTTTTCAAAAGTAGCAAGAGTTCCAAATTCTGCTGCTGGTATTAATTGGCAACAAGCTCGTGATTATTGTCAATGGTTAGGAACACAGTTAAATCTAAATATGGACTTACCAACCGAAGCACAATGGGAATATGCGGCACGTAATCGTGGACAAATGATTATGTATCCGACAGATAATGGCAAAGTAGACAATGGTCGTAATATTTGGAGTTTTGAACAAAGGCAAGAAACTAGTTCCAAATATAAAACTATTCGAACTATTCCAGAATTAAAACAATACCCACCCACAGCAATGGGTTTTTATGACATGATTACGGACAATTATGAATGGATGCTAGACTGGTACGCAGCTGACTACTATAGCCATTCTCCTGAACATAATCCCCAAGGTCCAAAAACTGGAACTAAGAAAGTCGTCCGTAGTACTGCACCCGATGATGGTCAAAATATTTTTATGTCAGGTGGCTTAACGATCAGCCGTCATGCCATTGATCCTGTTGCAGATCCTGAACTTATTAATGGCTATAAAAATTCTAAATATAAAAATAATATTGATTTTAATAAAAACAATTCAGTTCGCTGTGCTGCAAATTTATAG
- a CDS encoding DMT family transporter translates to MELIFSAALCSVVVSILLKVCRSKGFSMIEMITWNYAIASILCYFWFQPDLQHISVLNTPWLLILSLGILLPSVFLILAKSLQTAGILKTEIAQRLSVILSLSAAYFIFHEQFNNYKWMGIALGLVGVLFVLWSHRSTSLATNKGVLYLALVWIGYALIDVLLKYTTGLGLQFAVVLNLMFIAAFVISLIYIKLKYKTFGAPQNIFAGLLLGCLNFANIALYVKAHMLLKDSPAVVFAGMNILVVILGVLSGLIFFKEKLKLTTLIGLIFGLASIVCLALAF, encoded by the coding sequence ATGGAACTTATTTTTTCAGCCGCGCTTTGTAGTGTAGTGGTATCAATTTTATTGAAAGTCTGTCGTAGCAAAGGATTTTCTATGATTGAAATGATCACTTGGAACTACGCTATTGCAAGTATCCTATGTTATTTTTGGTTTCAACCCGATCTTCAACATATTTCAGTTTTAAATACACCTTGGTTATTGATTTTGAGCTTAGGCATATTACTCCCAAGCGTTTTCTTAATACTCGCAAAATCTTTGCAAACAGCAGGTATTTTAAAAACAGAAATTGCACAACGCTTATCGGTTATTTTGTCTTTAAGCGCGGCATATTTTATTTTCCACGAACAATTTAATAATTATAAATGGATGGGAATAGCCCTTGGTCTTGTAGGGGTGTTATTTGTTTTATGGTCTCATCGCTCTACATCTTTGGCTACAAATAAAGGTGTTTTGTATTTGGCTTTAGTTTGGATTGGTTATGCATTAATAGATGTATTATTAAAATATACAACAGGTTTAGGGCTACAGTTTGCTGTTGTTTTAAATTTGATGTTTATTGCTGCTTTTGTTATTTCTTTGATTTATATCAAATTAAAATATAAAACGTTTGGAGCTCCTCAAAATATTTTTGCAGGACTTTTATTGGGCTGTTTGAATTTTGCCAATATTGCATTATATGTAAAGGCTCACATGCTTTTAAAAGATTCACCCGCAGTCGTTTTTGCAGGTATGAATATTCTTGTTGTAATTTTGGGTGTACTAAGTGGATTAATTTTCTTTAAGGAAAAACTTAAATTAACCACATTAATTGGCTTGATATTTGGTTTGGCGAGTATTGTTTGTTTGGCTTTAGCATTTTAA
- a CDS encoding DUF2237 family protein — protein sequence MSIHPNPTINRLNVLGQPLASCCFSPITGYFRNGFCHTSPTDLGQHTMCALMTSEFLNFSQQTGNDLITPIPEVDFPGLQPGDFWCICVTRWVDAYKVGKAPQIKLEACHQAVLSYVPLDVLMEYAV from the coding sequence ATGTCTATACATCCTAATCCTACAATTAATCGTTTGAATGTGCTTGGGCAACCCTTAGCAAGCTGCTGTTTCTCACCTATCACGGGTTATTTTAGGAATGGATTTTGTCACACATCACCTACCGACCTTGGTCAACATACCATGTGTGCGTTAATGACTTCAGAATTTCTTAATTTTTCTCAACAAACTGGTAATGATCTCATTACACCAATTCCTGAAGTAGATTTTCCAGGATTACAACCAGGCGATTTTTGGTGTATCTGCGTTACGCGCTGGGTTGATGCTTATAAAGTGGGTAAAGCGCCACAAATTAAATTAGAAGCTTGTCACCAAGCGGTTTTATCTTATGTCCCACTCGATGTTCTTATGGAATATGCAGTCTAA
- the ispD gene encoding 2-C-methyl-D-erythritol 4-phosphate cytidylyltransferase: protein MKQKQMHNKIWAIIPAAGSGSRFSKTELKQYQIIQDQTVLQHTVSRINQLNLEGYVLAIGEQDDFAQTLAFACQEKLHFCLGGQERVNSVLNALTYLSTIASEDDWVMVHDAARPCVDLASLESLVDAAIIQNTNAILATPVRDTLKKVAEHSVIDKTVSREALWQAQTPQMSKIGILKKAIEHALSLNMNITDEASALEFMNEKVLLVQGRADNIKITYPEDLVLAKLILESQKN, encoded by the coding sequence ATGAAACAGAAGCAAATGCACAATAAAATATGGGCTATTATTCCTGCTGCAGGTTCAGGTTCTCGATTTTCCAAAACAGAATTAAAACAGTATCAAATTATTCAAGATCAAACCGTCTTACAACATACTGTTTCACGTATTAATCAATTAAATTTAGAAGGTTATGTCCTTGCTATTGGTGAGCAAGATGATTTTGCTCAAACTTTAGCTTTTGCATGCCAAGAAAAATTACATTTTTGTCTAGGTGGGCAAGAGCGTGTAAATTCTGTATTAAATGCTTTAACGTATTTGAGCACAATTGCATCAGAAGATGATTGGGTAATGGTACATGATGCAGCACGTCCATGTGTTGACTTGGCTTCTTTGGAAAGTTTAGTTGATGCTGCAATCATACAAAATACAAATGCAATTTTGGCAACACCTGTAAGAGATACATTAAAGAAAGTGGCAGAACATTCAGTGATTGATAAGACTGTTAGCCGTGAAGCATTATGGCAAGCTCAAACTCCACAAATGAGTAAAATTGGCATATTAAAAAAAGCTATTGAACATGCATTATCTTTAAACATGAATATTACTGATGAAGCGAGTGCTTTAGAATTTATGAATGAGAAGGTTTTATTGGTTCAAGGACGAGCGGATAATATTAAAATCACCTATCCTGAAGATCTTGTTTTAGCAAAGTTAATTTTAGAGTCACAAAAAAATTAA
- the rodA gene encoding rod shape-determining protein RodA: MIPSEQYRFLRHALRDGRSIKTESSSRWTKLHLDPWLLCFLILNSLLGLMVVYSATAEDSGMVIRQAISFGVGFIALFICAQIPPKVYQSITPYLYVIAIILLLLVLAIGEKRLGARRWISLPGIGSVQPSEFMKFAMPMMMAWYFSLRAFPPKFIHIVFAFILMMIPFILVALQPDLNIGLIIPGIFVLFLSGMSWRLILGAITGFAIVAPVLWMFVLQEYQKKRVLTLFDPESDALGAGWNIIQSKIAIGSGGMLGKGFTEGTQSHLGYLPEHHTDFIMSTYAEEFGFVGVFLLFSLFAAIIIRCLMIGMNCFHNFGRLYAGATGLTFFFFVFLNSGMVSGILPVTGDPLPLMSYGGTAVIALLAGMGIVMSIHTHR; encoded by the coding sequence ATGATACCTTCCGAGCAGTATCGTTTTTTACGTCATGCCTTGCGTGATGGTAGAAGCATCAAAACAGAATCATCAAGCCGATGGACCAAATTACATTTAGATCCATGGCTCTTGTGTTTTCTTATTTTAAACTCACTTTTGGGCTTAATGGTTGTTTATAGCGCGACAGCGGAAGACTCGGGAATGGTGATTCGTCAAGCCATTAGTTTTGGTGTTGGATTTATTGCATTATTTATTTGTGCACAAATCCCACCGAAGGTATATCAATCGATTACACCTTATTTATATGTTATTGCTATTATTTTATTGCTTTTAGTTTTGGCAATAGGTGAAAAACGTTTGGGTGCTAGACGATGGATTTCATTACCTGGCATTGGAAGTGTACAGCCTAGTGAATTTATGAAGTTTGCAATGCCAATGATGATGGCATGGTATTTTTCATTAAGAGCATTTCCACCAAAGTTTATTCATATTGTATTTGCTTTTATTTTAATGATGATTCCATTTATTTTGGTGGCATTACAGCCTGATTTAAATATTGGATTAATTATTCCGGGAATATTTGTTCTCTTTTTAAGTGGTATGTCTTGGCGACTGATTTTAGGTGCTATTACTGGCTTTGCAATTGTTGCACCTGTGTTATGGATGTTTGTATTACAAGAATATCAAAAGAAACGTGTATTAACGTTATTCGATCCGGAATCTGACGCGTTAGGTGCGGGTTGGAATATCATTCAATCTAAAATTGCAATTGGCTCAGGTGGAATGTTGGGAAAAGGATTTACCGAAGGAACACAGTCTCATTTAGGATATTTACCTGAACATCATACTGACTTTATTATGTCGACTTATGCTGAAGAATTTGGTTTTGTTGGTGTTTTCTTATTATTTAGTTTATTCGCTGCCATTATTATTCGTTGTTTAATGATTGGAATGAATTGCTTTCATAATTTTGGTCGTTTATATGCAGGTGCGACAGGATTAACATTCTTTTTCTTTGTATTTTTAAATTCTGGAATGGTAAGTGGTATTCTACCAGTTACTGGTGATCCATTACCTTTAATGAGTTATGGCGGCACAGCCGTAATTGCGTTACTTGCAGGTATGGGAATTGTGATGTCTATACATACACACCGATAA
- a CDS encoding transposase, which produces MADGTRINVKLIPLVKKQSTRDGFIDVTVGKQIQLETGEKIELNLDGKSFYFGPNQLYRIISS; this is translated from the coding sequence ATGGCTGACGGGACGAGAATTAATGTAAAGTTGATTCCCTTAGTGAAAAAACAAAGTACTCGTGATGGTTTTATTGATGTAACTGTGGGGAAACAGATACAACTTGAAACAGGCGAGAAGATTGAATTGAATTTAGATGGTAAGAGCTTTTATTTTGGCCCAAATCAACTTTATCGAATTATTTCGTCATAA
- a CDS encoding septum formation initiator family protein, producing MLNVFNSSMSKALLGLAIILIAGFQYLYWFGEGGYFDHQQLNQKIQQQAELNDELKERNRILAAEVYDLKNGVEAMEEHARLDLGLIKPHETFVQMSTISTQYKPVYVNPYAADPRTNETEANAQ from the coding sequence ATGTTAAATGTATTTAACTCTTCTATGAGTAAAGCATTGTTGGGCCTTGCGATCATTTTGATCGCAGGGTTTCAATATTTATATTGGTTCGGTGAGGGTGGTTATTTTGATCATCAACAATTGAATCAAAAAATACAACAACAAGCTGAATTGAACGATGAATTAAAGGAACGAAACCGTATTTTAGCGGCAGAAGTTTATGACCTCAAAAATGGCGTTGAAGCTATGGAAGAGCATGCGCGATTAGACCTTGGTTTGATTAAACCGCATGAAACCTTTGTTCAAATGAGTACAATCAGTACTCAATATAAACCAGTATATGTAAATCCATATGCGGCTGATCCTAGAACCAATGAAACAGAAGCAAATGCACAATAA